The DNA sequence CTGATCAGCTCAACGGGAACAATAGCGACCAACAATCCTGTAATGACCAGGTTTGTAAAGACATTTTCACCTACACTGGCACCTCCGGTAATAGAACCGTGCTTATCGAGGAATTTAGTGGGGCCTGGTGTGGCTATTGCCCCGATGGAGAAGTAATATTGGAGGATATTCTCACAGATCATCCCGATGATGTAGTCGCGCTTGCTTTCCATGAAGGAGATGCGATGGATGTCAGCGTTAGCTATGACGTCAGCACCCTGATTATTCTCCAAGGTTTTCCTCAGGCGGCTATCAATAGGGTCTTCTCTCCAGAACTGGGGATTGCAGTTAATCGTGACTACTGGCCGGGTATGGTTGCGGCCCAACTCGATCGGTATACCCCGGCGGAAGTAAGTATTGAACACACCTATAACCCCGACAACCGCGTTCTGCGGGTAACGCTCACAGCCAATTTCATGGACGATGCCTATGGCGATATGCGGTTTGCACTAGCGATTACCGAGGATAATATCACCGGCACTGGCAGCGGCTATGATCAGGCCAATAATTACAACACCACCTTTGGGCATCCTTTCGCGGGAATGGGCGACCCCATTGTTGGTTACCAGCACCAGCGAGTGGTGCGAGCTATGCCCGGTGGTGCCGTGGGAACGCCAGACATCATCCCAAACATCGTCAATTCGGGAGCACAATACAGTGAGGAATTCCTGTTTCTCGTCCCTGCAAGTTGGGATAAAGAACAGCTGTCTCTGGTAGGAATACTGGCCTACCACAGCCCGAATGCAAGAGAACGGGAGATCATCAATGTGGCAAAGGAAAAACTAATGTCAGATCCCACGCCGGTCGATTACCTTTCACAAGTCGTAAACGAGGCCCGTATTTTCCCCAATCCAACTCGTGACCAGCTTCACTTGAGCTTCAGCCTAACGAATGACACCCCGGCCAGTATGCTCATTTATGATGCAACAGGACGACAGGTGCGTAACTTCGGCACACAAGACTACAGCGCAGGACAGCACCAACTGGACTACGACGTCTCCAACTTTTCTCCCGGCATTTATTATCTGAACATGCTAGGGGCAGGTGGGGTGATTTATTCCGGTAAGTTTGTGGTGGTGCCTGAATAGGTTTTTTAACTGCGGAGAAACGGCGTTTATTTTTAGCCACGAAAGCACTAAAGCACGGAATAGCACGGAATATTTTTTTTGTGAGATTATGTGTTTTAGTGCTTTAGTGGCTAGTTATTTTTTCTTTCGTAAATTTATGAGGCATCCATTTCTGAATTGCTTCAAAACCGCGTTCATGAGAGAGACAGAAAATTATTACTTCTTTTGGAAACACCAGTTTGGGCAATGGACGCTAAGGAATATAGTAGATGTGGATGGCATTGAATACAATTGCTGTGAGCAATATATGATGTATAAAAAAGCGATTCTGTTTGGTGATCTGGAAATCGCTCAAAAGCTGCTGGAAGAACCTGATCCGTCTGCACAGCAAAAAATGGGTCGGTTGATTCGCGGTTTCCAAGCAGAATTGTGGGATCAACATAAGCTGGGAATCGTTTGGTACGGGAATTATTTAAAGTTTACGCAGCATCAGGATTTGCAAGACCGACTCTTGCAAACTGGTCATAAAATTTTAGCAGAAGCCTCTCCCTATGATCTTATTTGGGGTATTGGATTGGGAGCTAAAGATGATAAAATATTAGATCAATCGAACTGGCGAGGCCAAAACCTGCTGGGAGAAACGCTGATGTCGGTGCGGTCGTTACTTACTGCGGCAGCTAAAAATACAGGGCTTTAAAGTAGACTGTTCAACCTGATGCTTTTCTGACGCGACGGATTTTAGCGCTTTCTTGACAGGCTAGTATTAAGTTATCGCGCCGTAGGTGCAACCTACGACAAACAGCACATAAACGCACAAGCCTGTAGGCCAGAGCTCAGAGTCTAGACTTTAGAAGAAGAGGGATAGCAACTGCTCCGTAAAGCAGGGTTTCATACCCTGCATGAAGGAAAGATAGCAACTGCTCCGTAAGGCAGGGTTTCACACCCTGCATAAAGGAGCACTGTGCAGTCCAATACCAAGGCACAAATATATCGCCCTAAAAGCCAGGAATTTCACACCAATCCCCTGGTGGTTTTCTTTACGAAACCACTGTTACGCCCCCATCAAGAGGTAAACCCCACGTAATTTCCCTATCTTTCGGCCCGTCGCAAATACTGGAGTAATTTGCGAGTTTTATACGCCGACAACCCCTCACTCATCTATTATATTGGTAATGAAAGTATTGGTTACAGGAGCCGATGGTTTTTTGGGCAACAATATTGTCCGGGAACTCTTGGATCGCGGGCATGAAGTCTACGCGTTTATTCAACAAGGAAGGCACATCAAGACCTTGGATGAGCTAAACGTCACCAAACGATATGGTGATCTGCTCAACGCCGAAGAGGTCATTCAAGCCGCCCAAGGTTGCGACTATATTATTCACGCGGCGGCCAACACCTCAATCTGGCCACAGCGCTCGGAGATCACGCGCCGGGTCAATCACGAAGGCACCTTGAATGTGATCCAGGCGGCCTTGCACAACAAGGTAAGGCGACTGGTTTCCGTGGGCTCGGCCAATTCCTTTGGCAATGGCTCGCTGGAAAAACCCGGTGATGAGCATTCTCCTTTCGCGGCTGGCAAGTACGGACTGGATTATATCGACTCGAAGCGGGATGCCCAGGAAGCCATCCTTGAGCATGTAAAAAATCACGGGCTCAATGCGGTCATCATCAACCCTACTTTTATGCTGGGGCCGTACGATACCAAGCCCAGTAGTGGCGAATTGTTGCTGGCCCTGTATCACCAAAAAGTCCCTGGCTACACCGCTAGTGGGCGCAATTTTATCTATGTTAAAGACGTGGCCGTAGCTGCTGCCAACGCCCTCACCATGGGTCGGAGCGGCGAGTGCTACATCATGGCCAATGAAAACTTATCGTACAAGGATTTCAACCAACTGGTGGCCGATGAGCTAGGTGTGAAGCCCCCCAAAATATTGATTCCCAAGCCTTTCATCTTGCTTTACGGAGCTGTTTCGCAAATGTGGGCTTACCTCACGGGCAAGCCGCCAGTGGTGAGTTATGCAGTGGCACAGATCAGCCTCGACACCAATTACTATACAGCAGCCAAAGCTGTGAAGGAATTGCAATTGCCCCAAACACCAATCAAAATTGCCGTACGTGAGGCCTTCAATTGGTTTCAAGAGAATGGCTATCTTAACAAGTAAGTAAGTAAATGAGTTCGTCAACATTAGCAGGAAAAGTAGCCATCGTCACGGGTTCGAGTATGGGTATTGGCAAAGCCGTAGCCGTAGCCTTGGGCCAAAAGCAGGTGAAGGTGGTATTGAACGGGCGTAACCTGGAAAAACTCACCCGCACAGCGGAAGAATTAAAAGCACAAGGTCTGGAAGTATTCGCTATTCAGGGTGATGTGGGCATTTACGATGATTGTGAGCGCCTCATAGCGCAAACCATCGCCCAATACGGTGCTTTGGACATTTTGGTCAACAACGCTGGTCTGGCCATGACGGGCAGTATTGCCGATGCCCCGGCAGATGCTTTCCAGAAAGTTTTTCACACCAATATTCTGGGGGTCCTCTACCCTACCAAAGCGGCCATCCCGTATTTGAAGCAAACCAAAGGAAGCGTGATCTTTTCGGGTAGCATCGCCGGCTTCATGGGCATCCCCAATTATTCCGCCTACTCTGCCTCAAAAATGTCGCTGACGGCACTGGTGCAATCACTCAAGATAGAGCTGGCGGGTACGGGCGTTCATGTAGGCATCAACTACATCGGTTTCGCCGAAAATGACCCCACCAAAACCTACCTCAACGAGCAAGGTGAGGTCGTGACCATGCCGGTACGCGACCAATTCAAAAAAATGCCCGTAGAAGAAGTCGCCCAATATTTCGTGAGCGGCATCGAAAAACGAAAATACAAGCAGACCCTTTCTTTATTGGGCAAGTTGACGGGTATCATGCCCCGTTTCTTCCCTCGTATTTTTGAGTGGGCGATGATTCGGAAGCATTTGAGGGATGGGGAGTAGTCTGGGCTTAAGCCCGGATGGTGGAAGGGTTGGAAGGGTGTAAGGGTGTAAGGGTAGCATTGAACTAGTAGCATCAAATACTTCCGATTTCAAAGTCGGAAGTGGGAAGGTAGGAATTCGGACGTATTTGTACCCACTAGTGGCGCACTCTCCTCCAGCTCTTCGCTCATCTCGCTACTTCCGACTTCTCACTTCCTCCCAATACCTAGGGATCCGACTTTATGAAAGTTGATGGTCAGGTTAGATGGTTTGAGGGTACGCTTACACCTTTACACTTTTCCAACCCTTACACCTTCTCACTTCCGACTTTATGAAAGTCAATAGTTAACGCATCACCACAATTCGCTCTACGCGCCGGAAACGGTCATTAGACAAAACCAGCAGGTATACGCCTGGGGGGAATGCACTTAAAGAAAGTTCCTGACTTATGGCCTGTACCGCTGACATTTGCAGCAGTGCTGCGCCATTAATATCAAACAGTTCCAGATCGTAAGACCAACTGTGGGTATTATCATGCTCAATGAATAAACGGCCGGAACTAGGATTTGGGAAAATCCTTAGGGTAGCAGCTTCCGGGTTTAGCGTATTCGTGAGGGTAGCCGTATAGCTCTCCATAAATACACAACCATTGGCATCCACAATCGTCAAGTCTATCATTTGGCCTTCTTGCAATCCGTTCACAGTATTGCTGGTACTGCCATTGCTCCACAGGAAACTGTAGGGCGGAGTACCTCCGCTTGCAAAAGCCGTAGCTTGTAAGTTTTCCTGAGCATCAACAGCAAAGTCCACAGTTGCTAGCAAGTTGGCTGGTGCCTGCAATTGGATACTCGCTGATAAGCCACAGCTCGCCGAACTCACGTTGTAAGTATACATGCCAGTCGATAATCCTTCTAACACAGGGCTGTCACTGCCATTACTCCAAGAGATACCATAAGGAGGGATACCTCCACTGATCGACAAATTAATTTGCCCATCATTGGTATTGGCACAGCTAGGTTCAACAGCTGCGTACTCGACTGCAAATGGCGGTACATACGGTACTTCAAAATCCTCTGTAACGGTACAGCCATTTGCATCTGTTAGCAGTAGATTATACAATCCGGCGGTAAGGTTAACGGCAACATTACCACTCTGGGCATCGCTCCAGGTTACTTCATAGGGTGGCTGCCCAGCACTTGGTTGGGTGATCGCAATGATTTCTCCATCTCCACAACCCAACAGTACCTGAAGATTGGTGGCTATAGGCGTCAGGCCAGGTAGCTCGAAACTACTTTCCAGACTACAGCCATTGGCATTGGTGATCGTAACAAAGTAGGTGCCTACGTCCAGGTTATTCAGTTGTGGCCCTGTTTGTCCGGTATTCCATAGGAAGGTATGGGAGGTATTGCCACCAGCTACTTCCAGTTGGATGCTGCCATCTTCCTGCCCGGCGCAGGTAGGTTGTTCTACCTCCGATGACATTAATTCAACGCTCTCCGATGCCTCCAGGGTGATTTCCTCTGAGGATTCACAACCTTCCGCTGTTCGGATATTCAGCAGATAGGTGTCGGGACTCAATCCGCCGAAAACGGTAGTCGCCATAAAAGGCCCGCCGGCAAAGCTGATCTCCAAACCGGGGTCATCACTAATGATTGCTATCAAACCATCCGTATTGGCCGCACAGCTTACCTCGCTAATTGCTACCTCGTATTCCGGGAATGGTAGTTCTTCTACCAGGAATTCCCACACACTTTCACAAGCATTGTCATCAGTTATGGTGACCAGGTATTCCGCCGGCGTTAACCCTTCCACAAGGGGCGTATTTTCCGGTGTATGGGCCCATTGGTAGTCTACCGTAGTTGGATCGCTTACCAAGGTAATTGTACCATTGGGTTCACCCGCACAACTAGGGGTGGTGAGTGCTTCAATAACCGGTAAATCGTAAATGAGTAATTCAATATTTGCGACCGAATCGCAGCCATTCGCAGCAGTGAAAGTAGCAGTATACCAACCAGGCTCATTTTGGGTTTCGCCAAAGATGACCGTGCTCTCCCCTTCACAAACAAAGCGTTCCTCTGTAGATGATGTGGGCTGTAGCACCTCCAGGTAGTAGACTTGGGTAGAGTCACAACCATTCATCGCAGTAAAGGACGATTGGTAGGTACCACTGGTGTTTTCCAAATTGCCAAATAGCTCCACGCTTTCGCCTTCGCAGATGGCAATAAATTCTTCTATCACGATTGGCTCTAAAATGGTCAAACTCACTTCGTGGATAGAATCACAACCCGCAGTAGAAATAAATGATCCGGTATACACACCGGCATTACTGACTTCTTCGCCAAAGATGAGCACCGACTCTCCCTCACAAATACTCAGCAGTTCACTGGTTTCAATCAGTTCCGCAAAGACGATTTGTACCGTATGGGTAGAGTCGCAACCATTGCTTGCCGCAAAGGTGGCCGTTGCCGTAGCGTCATCCGTATAGGTTTCGCCAAAGACCGTCACCGTTTGCCCACTACAGGCTTGTAGAGTTTCCTCCGTAAAGAAGGGCTCCGCGACCAACAGCGTGATCGTATGGGTGGAATCACAGCCCAGGCTACTCTCAAAAGTACCGCTGTATTCTCCTGCCTCGGTGACCATTTCCCCAAACAGCTCAATGCTCTCGCCGCTGCAAATTTGGGCCATGTCCGACGTATTTACTACCTCGATCAGCGTGACCGTTACCTGATGGATAGAATCGCAGCCTGCTGCCGATGGGAAGGTACCTTCGTAAGTACCAGCTTCACTGACGACCTCACCAAAAAGTTCGACACTGCTGCCGGAACAGAGGGCTAAAGTCGCTGATGTCTCAATTTGTTCCGTTACCGTAAGTACTACCGTATGCATAGAATCACAACCATTACTGGTCGTGAAAGTAGCCTCATAGGTGCCGCTGGTGTTTTCTGAATTGCCAAAGATGTTCACACTTTCGCCCTCACAGATCGTAAGGAATTCTTCTACTGCTACGTGTTCAAACACCATTAGACTCACCTGATGGATAGAATCACAACCAGCAGCAGAAATAAATGATTCCGTATAAACGCCAGCATTACTGATTTCTTCGCCAAAGATGAACACCGACTCTCCCTCACAAATGCTCAGCAGCTCGCTGGTCTCAATCAGTTCGGCAAAGACGATTTGTACCGTATGGGTAGAGTCGCAACCATTGCTTGCCGCAAAAGTGGCCGTTGCCGTAGCGTCATCCGTATAGGTTTCGCCAAAGACCGTCACCGTTTGCCCACTACAAGCTTGTAGGGTTTCCTCCGTAAAGAAGGGCTCCGCGACCATCAAGGTGATCGTATGGGTGGAATCACAGCCCAGGCTACTCTCAAAAGTGCCGCTGTATTCTCCTGCCTCGGTGACCATTTCCCCAAACAGCTCAATGCTCTCGCCGCTGCAAATTTGGGCCATGTCCGACGTATTTACTACCTCAATCAGTGTGACCGTTACCTGATGGATAGAATCGCAGCCTGCCGCCGATGGGAAGGTGCCTTCGTAAGTACCAGCTTCACTGACGACCTCACCAAAAAGTTCGACACTGCTGCCGGAACAGAGGGCCAATGTTTCCGACGTCTCAATTTGATCCACCACCGTCAGGACGACCGTATGTGTTGAATCACAATTATTAACGGAAGTAAAATTACCCGTATAGGTGCCACTGGTACTCACTTCTTCGCCAAAGAGTTCTACACTTTCTCCAGCGCAAATTTGGAGCATTTCTTCGGTACTCACTGGGTTCAGTACCAATAGGGTGATACTGTGGGTGGAGTCGCAACCATTCTGCCCATCGAAAGTCGCTTGGTAAAGACCAGCTTCCGTAATCACTTCGCCAAACAGCTCAATTTCTTCTCCTTCACAAATAGACAATTCCTCGGCAGTTTGCTGACTTTCCTGTACGATCAACTCAATCTGTACCAGGGAGTCGCAGCCATTCACGCTCGTAAAGATTTCGGTATACATACCCGGGGCATCTACCTCTTCCCCGTTGATCATAATCGTCTGTCCTGAACAGATTTCTATGGTCTGCTCACTCGTCAAATTCTCTTCATTGAGTACTTCTACTACGACGGCCGTATTGCCCAAACTCAGGTCACAGTTGAAGGTATTGACTGCGCTGACCAAGCTATACGCCGTAGCTACCTCTGGGTATAGCACCAAAGTGCCCCCCAGCGTAAAGTCGGTCACAGTTTGCGGTACACCGTTTGCCTCCAAGATCCAACTAAAGCTACCGCCCCAGGCAATATCCCCCGTCACGGAAAGCTCAACGCCATCGCCTGGACACAATACATCGCGATTGGCCGCTAAACTTAAAACCACCTCTGGGCAAGAGGGCACAAAGGTTAAGCACTCCGCAAATGGGGAGGTATTATTGCCGCTATTGGTAGCAGTAGCAGTGAGCACTTCATCACCAGTTAGGTTCAGCCCTGTTAATAACCAGTTGCCGTCGGGATCAGTAAAAGTAGTGTTGAGATAGGTTTTCCCTTGGCAGAGCACATTAAAAGGGCAATTGCTATCATCGTTGAGGAAAACTTCGATCAAGTCACCAGGTTCAGCAGTGCCGTATAATTCATTTTCGTTTACTTCCGTGAGCACTGGAGGCTGTTTGTCGCCGTTAGCGCCATTGCGCAGTTGAATACCGCCATTGAATCGGTTACAATAGATGCTGTTTTGTGTAATCTGGTGCGCTTGTCCATCGCCCAGCACCCCATCAATATTCACCGCCCACCAGTTATTGTACATGGTATTGCCTTCAACCAGTATCCGGTTCGCTCGGGAGGTCTGTACGCCATTGCGGAGACTAAACATTTCGTTGCCCCGAATTTCTACATCATCGGTGGTTACATAAATACCCGTGGCCTGCTCCGGACTACTAATGGTATTGCTGTCAATGAGAATCTGACTAGCACTGGCCAAAACGGTGATTATCCGTTGGCCATTATAACCATAGAGGGTATTGTTTCGGATCAATCCACTTCTACCTCTGACATCAATCAGTTCGCGAAAATCTATTATCGAGTTGTTTCTGATGTTGAAGTTACTCGACGTTTCTTCCAACAGTACTCCTCGCCCGAAACCTGGGCTTGCATGAAAGATCGTAAAGCCCTGGATGGTATTGAAGTTGCTGGCTATCGTAAACAATGGCTGAACATTATCATACACGATGATGCGTTCACCAGCCCCATCAATGAGGATATTATCGTCGACAATCGAGGGTAGTGGTCCGTTGATAAAGAGCGTGTCATCTATCGCCAAATCAAAGACGATGGTGTCCAGCTCAGCTAAGGCATTGGCACAGTTAATCGCTTGGCGCAAACTCCCGGCTACACTGTCCTGAGAAGTGGTTACCCTGAACGTTGTCCCTTGTGGGCAAACGGAGTCCTCGGTACAAAAACTGGTGAGCTCCTCCCCCATAAATTCTCCTCCGATGGCGTACACTGCGCCTATTGAATTTTGCAATTTATAATTCCCCAAACCAGTAATGCAACAAATGCCATCATTGCCACTGTCGATTATACGGAAATCATAACACCCATCCGACAAGCAGTAATCATACTGGCGGGTTGCACGATCCGGAATATCCGTGCTACCAGCATCGGAATGCACGACCATGCCATCTCCGTCCAAAATTTCCCAGCTCACTTCCTCCGGATGATCATCAAAGGTGATAATGAAGTTGAGTACGTTTTCCAGACAGGCGAGACAGTCGGCATTCTCCGTACAATCGGGGTCATTACAATCTACCAGTCCGTCTAAATCATTATCAATACCATCGTAACAATTTTCCTGTACCACACCGTTGCAAATTACAACACTCGATTCATCGGTAAATATTCCACCGTTGGCAATTTCCAGGCCATCGGCATCACTCAAGGAATAATTTCCTTCTCCACGACCACAACAGATGCCGTCTCCTCCACTATCGAATACAGTTAAGGTATAGCAAGCGTCGTCCAAACAAAATTCTTCGGTAATGGTCTGGCCAGCCAAATTATTCGTGTAAGCGGTTCCACTTTCTACGACCTCACCCGCCTCGTCGGTCAACTGCCAGGAGGTCTCGGTAGGGCGATTATCAAGCGTAAGGCTAAAATTGAAAACCGTTTGAGCACAGGGTAGACAAGCTATGTACTCGTCGCAATCAGGATCTTCACAGTCGGTCAGGCCATCAAAGTCATTGTCAAAACCATCATTACAAATTTCCGGGCTGGGTTCGCAGGGCGACAAGCATTCTGCGTTGTAGACACGACTCCGGATCAGATCACCAGGTTGTGGGCCAAAACCAAGGGCCAGATCAACGCCTACTGCTCCTATCAGATGACAATAGCTCATAACTGTACCGGCTTCAGGAAGAGCAGCATTTTGATTACAAGGCTGATTATCACTGTAACCAGCTTCAACACCACAGCGGTCAATCGCCGTGTTATTGCCGTTCCAAACACAATCATGGGTATGTCGTGAGCCCAAATTATGCCCTGTTTCATGAGATACTACCTTTACGGACCAAGAATAAACCGGGACCTCATTATAGTAGGGAAGAATCCCTGAATAACCATGTTTAGCAAAGGAAGTACTACAAAGCACACTTAAATAAGCAAGTCCTCCATTACCTTGGTAACCAATCAAATGAGCAAGGTCGCCATTGAAGTCTAAGCCTGTTGCTATTCTAAATTGCGACAAGTATTGGTTAGTTGTAGGTCCGGTATAGGGATCCGTCTCATTCCAAATCACTAGCTCATGAAGATTCAGATTAATGGCTTCATTGAAATACATCAAGCTAATCTGATTATATAATCCAGTAATATAATCCGTGGTATTGGCCACCCCTCCTTTGTCCTGGGTGATGTCATTATCAACCTCCACGTACATCAGTACACAATTAGCAGGATTGGTTGAGGCACTATTGATTACAGCCTGGTGATCCACCTCAAAATCAATAGGCTCTTCAACCCCACACTCAAATTCCATGGCGGCATTCAAATCTTCTTCCCGGTAAAGCAGATGTCGCCCGGTAGGATCGTCTTTCAAAGCGGCCACATTGTAAGCTCCCGTTTCGCTGATGATCATACCAATCATTTGCTCTTTAAAGATACTGATGGAGACCAGCGAACGCTCTTCCCCCTCTACCATCCCCCAGTAGTGGTGGGCATCGCGTTCGGTAGGGGTATACGACCTTCTATCCTGGTCATAAACAGCAAAAGAAGGGCTCTGGCTGCGTGCCGGAATCAGTAAGAGATGGCGGGTTTGCCCGTCAGGAAAAGGAAGTGGTAAACGAATACGCCCCGTTCTGCGATACAGCAGTTCGTCGACATTGGCGGGTGAAAGCGTAAAGGTCATACCCGCTTCCAGTGCAGGGTTGGCCTGGCGAAAAGAAGGGCTTATGGCACGAGCCTCTCGCACCAAATCTACCGCTTCAAAGCTTGCTAAGGGATAATCACTAACGGCTGATGTAATTAAATTTTGGGCTTGCGTTGTCATCGCCAATAGGCTCAACAGGAGGAGTAGCGCTATATTTTTCATAGATAGTTAACTAGGCTGCTAAAGTGTGATGGAGAACAAGATAAGAAAAATCTTTTTTGGGTAAGGCAATAAACAGCGACCTAAAAGAAAGCATTATACACAATGCCGTGCATAATGCTTTATTCTTCAGGTTTTGTATAAGTCACTATGTCAATTCCAATTCCGTTTGGGTCTTTTATTGCAAAATGTCTGTCTCCCCAAGGTTCGTCTCGGATTTCAATTTCTATATGAATACCTTTATCTTTCAGTTGTTTATAAACCTCATCTACTTTCTC is a window from the Lewinella sp. LCG006 genome containing:
- a CDS encoding NAD-dependent epimerase/dehydratase family protein, with product MKVLVTGADGFLGNNIVRELLDRGHEVYAFIQQGRHIKTLDELNVTKRYGDLLNAEEVIQAAQGCDYIIHAAANTSIWPQRSEITRRVNHEGTLNVIQAALHNKVRRLVSVGSANSFGNGSLEKPGDEHSPFAAGKYGLDYIDSKRDAQEAILEHVKNHGLNAVIINPTFMLGPYDTKPSSGELLLALYHQKVPGYTASGRNFIYVKDVAVAAANALTMGRSGECYIMANENLSYKDFNQLVADELGVKPPKILIPKPFILLYGAVSQMWAYLTGKPPVVSYAVAQISLDTNYYTAAKAVKELQLPQTPIKIAVREAFNWFQENGYLNK
- a CDS encoding M12 family metallo-peptidase, whose amino-acid sequence is MKNIALLLLLSLLAMTTQAQNLITSAVSDYPLASFEAVDLVREARAISPSFRQANPALEAGMTFTLSPANVDELLYRRTGRIRLPLPFPDGQTRHLLLIPARSQSPSFAVYDQDRRSYTPTERDAHHYWGMVEGEERSLVSISIFKEQMIGMIISETGAYNVAALKDDPTGRHLLYREEDLNAAMEFECGVEEPIDFEVDHQAVINSASTNPANCVLMYVEVDNDITQDKGGVANTTDYITGLYNQISLMYFNEAINLNLHELVIWNETDPYTGPTTNQYLSQFRIATGLDFNGDLAHLIGYQGNGGLAYLSVLCSTSFAKHGYSGILPYYNEVPVYSWSVKVVSHETGHNLGSRHTHDCVWNGNNTAIDRCGVEAGYSDNQPCNQNAALPEAGTVMSYCHLIGAVGVDLALGFGPQPGDLIRSRVYNAECLSPCEPSPEICNDGFDNDFDGLTDCEDPDCDEYIACLPCAQTVFNFSLTLDNRPTETSWQLTDEAGEVVESGTAYTNNLAGQTITEEFCLDDACYTLTVFDSGGDGICCGRGEGNYSLSDADGLEIANGGIFTDESSVVICNGVVQENCYDGIDNDLDGLVDCNDPDCTENADCLACLENVLNFIITFDDHPEEVSWEILDGDGMVVHSDAGSTDIPDRATRQYDYCLSDGCYDFRIIDSGNDGICCITGLGNYKLQNSIGAVYAIGGEFMGEELTSFCTEDSVCPQGTTFRVTTSQDSVAGSLRQAINCANALAELDTIVFDLAIDDTLFINGPLPSIVDDNILIDGAGERIIVYDNVQPLFTIASNFNTIQGFTIFHASPGFGRGVLLEETSSNFNIRNNSIIDFRELIDVRGRSGLIRNNTLYGYNGQRIITVLASASQILIDSNTISSPEQATGIYVTTDDVEIRGNEMFSLRNGVQTSRANRILVEGNTMYNNWWAVNIDGVLGDGQAHQITQNSIYCNRFNGGIQLRNGANGDKQPPVLTEVNENELYGTAEPGDLIEVFLNDDSNCPFNVLCQGKTYLNTTFTDPDGNWLLTGLNLTGDEVLTATATNSGNNTSPFAECLTFVPSCPEVVLSLAANRDVLCPGDGVELSVTGDIAWGGSFSWILEANGVPQTVTDFTLGGTLVLYPEVATAYSLVSAVNTFNCDLSLGNTAVVVEVLNEENLTSEQTIEICSGQTIMINGEEVDAPGMYTEIFTSVNGCDSLVQIELIVQESQQTAEELSICEGEEIELFGEVITEAGLYQATFDGQNGCDSTHSITLLVLNPVSTEEMLQICAGESVELFGEEVSTSGTYTGNFTSVNNCDSTHTVVLTVVDQIETSETLALCSGSSVELFGEVVSEAGTYEGTFPSAAGCDSIHQVTVTLIEVVNTSDMAQICSGESIELFGEMVTEAGEYSGTFESSLGCDSTHTITLMVAEPFFTEETLQACSGQTVTVFGETYTDDATATATFAASNGCDSTHTVQIVFAELIETSELLSICEGESVFIFGEEISNAGVYTESFISAAGCDSIHQVSLMVFEHVAVEEFLTICEGESVNIFGNSENTSGTYEATFTTSNGCDSMHTVVLTVTEQIETSATLALCSGSSVELFGEVVSEAGTYEGTFPSAAGCDSIHQVTVTLIEVVNTSDMAQICSGESIELFGEMVTEAGEYSGTFESSLGCDSTHTITLLVAEPFFTEETLQACSGQTVTVFGETYTDDATATATFAASNGCDSTHTVQIVFAELIETSELLSICEGESVLIFGEEVSNAGVYTGSFISTAGCDSIHEVSLTILEPIVIEEFIAICEGESVELFGNLENTSGTYQSSFTAMNGCDSTQVYYLEVLQPTSSTEERFVCEGESTVIFGETQNEPGWYTATFTAANGCDSVANIELLIYDLPVIEALTTPSCAGEPNGTITLVSDPTTVDYQWAHTPENTPLVEGLTPAEYLVTITDDNACESVWEFLVEELPFPEYEVAISEVSCAANTDGLIAIISDDPGLEISFAGGPFMATTVFGGLSPDTYLLNIRTAEGCESSEEITLEASESVELMSSEVEQPTCAGQEDGSIQLEVAGGNTSHTFLWNTGQTGPQLNNLDVGTYFVTITNANGCSLESSFELPGLTPIATNLQVLLGCGDGEIIAITQPSAGQPPYEVTWSDAQSGNVAVNLTAGLYNLLLTDANGCTVTEDFEVPYVPPFAVEYAAVEPSCANTNDGQINLSISGGIPPYGISWSNGSDSPVLEGLSTGMYTYNVSSASCGLSASIQLQAPANLLATVDFAVDAQENLQATAFASGGTPPYSFLWSNGSTSNTVNGLQEGQMIDLTIVDANGCVFMESYTATLTNTLNPEAATLRIFPNPSSGRLFIEHDNTHSWSYDLELFDINGAALLQMSAVQAISQELSLSAFPPGVYLLVLSNDRFRRVERIVVMR
- a CDS encoding Omp28-related outer membrane protein; translated protein: MKHLLLLFLATLLLQAGISQDYQVVVSTGNTPAGDPMDIFGPEPDYILEDNTTTDVTAWQALPFPFEFYGVPVSGYVASRNGFISFTDADANSGASENTALPAAEGPNNAIYAFWEALIIDGGGSHISTWTYGVAPNRVHLIRWFSLLPENTDRSLFFAIRLYECGDFDIVHAAGNPVVALSGTVGCENADGSSATMVEGSPNHGFSPGFLEYTDDVVYTFYGAAYNLELTHLNFPTRIQVGEQDVSGTITNQGNTAINSFHLNYTINGGPVQTMEVTGVNIAPNGGTYSFVHDIPWMATTSGELSTLCIYADQLNGNNSDQQSCNDQVCKDIFTYTGTSGNRTVLIEEFSGAWCGYCPDGEVILEDILTDHPDDVVALAFHEGDAMDVSVSYDVSTLIILQGFPQAAINRVFSPELGIAVNRDYWPGMVAAQLDRYTPAEVSIEHTYNPDNRVLRVTLTANFMDDAYGDMRFALAITEDNITGTGSGYDQANNYNTTFGHPFAGMGDPIVGYQHQRVVRAMPGGAVGTPDIIPNIVNSGAQYSEEFLFLVPASWDKEQLSLVGILAYHSPNAREREIINVAKEKLMSDPTPVDYLSQVVNEARIFPNPTRDQLHLSFSLTNDTPASMLIYDATGRQVRNFGTQDYSAGQHQLDYDVSNFSPGIYYLNMLGAGGVIYSGKFVVVPE
- a CDS encoding SDR family oxidoreductase, which produces MSSSTLAGKVAIVTGSSMGIGKAVAVALGQKQVKVVLNGRNLEKLTRTAEELKAQGLEVFAIQGDVGIYDDCERLIAQTIAQYGALDILVNNAGLAMTGSIADAPADAFQKVFHTNILGVLYPTKAAIPYLKQTKGSVIFSGSIAGFMGIPNYSAYSASKMSLTALVQSLKIELAGTGVHVGINYIGFAENDPTKTYLNEQGEVVTMPVRDQFKKMPVEEVAQYFVSGIEKRKYKQTLSLLGKLTGIMPRFFPRIFEWAMIRKHLRDGE
- a CDS encoding NADAR family protein, with amino-acid sequence MRETENYYFFWKHQFGQWTLRNIVDVDGIEYNCCEQYMMYKKAILFGDLEIAQKLLEEPDPSAQQKMGRLIRGFQAELWDQHKLGIVWYGNYLKFTQHQDLQDRLLQTGHKILAEASPYDLIWGIGLGAKDDKILDQSNWRGQNLLGETLMSVRSLLTAAAKNTGL